The Bradyrhizobium sp. CCGB01 genome segment AAGCCAGATTTCAATGCGCACCGCGACGATCAAGCGCAAGACCAAGGAAACCGACATCGAGGTCACCGTGAACCTCGATGGCACCGGCGTGGCCAATATCGCGACCGGCATCGGCTTTTTCGACCATATGCTCGATCTCCTCGCCCGCCATTCCCGCATCGACCTCACGGTCAAGGCGGTTGGCGACCTGCACATTGATTATCACCATACCACCGAAGACACCGGCATCGCGCTTGGCCAGGCGGTCAAGCAGGCGCTCGGCAACATGGCGGGCATCACCCGCTATGCCGGCGTGCACATGCCCATGGACGAGACGCTGTCGCGCGTGGTCATCGACATCTCGGGCCGCCCGTTCCTGGTGTTCAAGGCCGACTTTCCCCGCGACAAGATCGGCGAGTTCGACACCGAGCTGGTGCGCGAATGGTTCCAGGCCTTCGCCATGAACGCCGGCGTGACTCTCCACGTCGAGACCCTATATGGCGATAACAGCCATCATATCGCCGAGTCC includes the following:
- the hisB gene encoding imidazoleglycerol-phosphate dehydratase HisB; this translates as MRTATIKRKTKETDIEVTVNLDGTGVANIATGIGFFDHMLDLLARHSRIDLTVKAVGDLHIDYHHTTEDTGIALGQAVKQALGNMAGITRYAGVHMPMDETLSRVVIDISGRPFLVFKADFPRDKIGEFDTELVREWFQAFAMNAGVTLHVETLYGDNSHHIAESCFKGLARALRTAVAIDPKAAGEIPSTKGSLGG